The proteins below come from a single Deltaproteobacteria bacterium genomic window:
- a CDS encoding class I SAM-dependent methyltransferase, translating into MATLEFSGPNAQQIQYWNEQAGPKWVALHDFINAQIEPLGRAAMDRARVTAGERVLDVGCGCGHTTLELARRVGPTGSALGVDISTTMLDRARADARAAGLHNAQFEEADAQTHALPRAHFDLVFSRFGVMFFSDPTAAFANLQSALRPGGRVAFVCWQALPENPWMFVPLMAAAQYIQLPAPPEPGAPGPFAFADAERVRGILTGAGFVDVAIDPHNEVLAIGAGLDLDRTVDFLLQMGPTGNALRQAAGEVNLAAVSAAIAEALRAYQTPQGVRMPSAAWIVTARK; encoded by the coding sequence ATGGCAACGTTGGAATTTTCCGGACCGAATGCGCAGCAGATTCAGTATTGGAACGAACAAGCCGGGCCCAAGTGGGTCGCGCTGCACGACTTCATCAACGCGCAGATCGAGCCGCTCGGTCGCGCGGCGATGGACCGTGCTCGGGTAACAGCCGGCGAGCGCGTGCTCGATGTCGGGTGCGGCTGCGGTCATACGACCCTCGAACTCGCGCGCCGGGTCGGTCCGACCGGTTCAGCGTTGGGCGTGGACATCTCAACGACGATGCTCGATCGGGCGCGTGCAGACGCGCGGGCGGCTGGCCTCCACAACGCGCAGTTCGAAGAGGCGGATGCACAAACGCACGCGTTACCGCGAGCGCACTTCGATCTGGTGTTTTCGCGCTTCGGGGTGATGTTCTTCTCCGACCCGACCGCGGCGTTCGCCAATCTGCAATCGGCGCTGCGTCCGGGCGGCCGCGTCGCCTTCGTGTGCTGGCAGGCGCTGCCGGAGAATCCCTGGATGTTTGTGCCGCTGATGGCGGCGGCGCAGTACATTCAGCTTCCAGCGCCGCCTGAACCGGGAGCGCCGGGGCCGTTTGCGTTTGCGGATGCCGAGCGCGTGCGCGGCATTCTCACCGGCGCGGGATTCGTCGATGTCGCGATCGATCCCCACAACGAGGTCCTGGCGATCGGCGCCGGACTCGACCTCGACCGCACCGTCGACTTCCTGCTGCAAATGGGTCCAACCGGCAATGCGCTGCGGCAAGCGGCCGGCGAAGTGAATCTCGCGGCCGTGTCGGCCGCCATCGCGGAGGCGTTGCGCGCGTATCAGACGCCGCAGGGCGTTCGCATGCCGTCGGCCGCATGGATCGTCACGGCGAGGAAGTGA